The Halalkalibaculum roseum genome window below encodes:
- a CDS encoding sulfotransferase family protein, with the protein MISKRINLCSGPRNISTALMYSFAQREDTKVFDEPFYAFYLDKTGKEHPGREEVLKAQNHDPQKVLEELLSEAADKPVLFIKNMAHHMSLLDKNLLAGFAHIFLIRDPKEMLTSFIKTIPNPTLRDTAYKEQYEIFSYVKGELGPEPVVIDARELLLNPEPVLSEACKRVGIVFDPAMLSWGKGPIPEDGVWAKYWYDSVHQSTGFDPYKPKNEEVPDHLKGLLEECCFYYEKMFEYAIKAI; encoded by the coding sequence ATGATCTCCAAACGAATTAACCTCTGTTCGGGACCGCGAAATATTTCAACGGCCTTGATGTATTCCTTCGCTCAAAGAGAGGATACCAAGGTATTTGATGAACCTTTTTATGCCTTTTATCTGGATAAAACGGGGAAAGAGCATCCGGGCCGGGAAGAGGTGCTGAAAGCACAAAACCATGATCCGCAAAAGGTTTTGGAAGAACTTCTGTCTGAAGCCGCTGATAAACCGGTACTCTTTATTAAAAATATGGCTCATCACATGAGTTTGCTGGATAAGAATTTGCTCGCTGGATTTGCCCATATTTTTTTGATTCGTGATCCCAAAGAGATGTTGACATCTTTCATCAAAACCATACCGAATCCAACCCTGAGGGATACAGCCTATAAAGAACAGTATGAAATATTCTCATATGTAAAGGGTGAGCTTGGCCCGGAACCTGTAGTAATTGATGCCCGGGAGCTTCTTTTAAATCCCGAACCGGTTTTGTCGGAAGCTTGTAAAAGAGTAGGTATTGTATTTGATCCGGCTATGCTTTCTTGGGGAAAAGGTCCGATTCCTGAAGACGGGGTATGGGCAAAGTACTGGTATGATAGCGTGCATCAATCCACCGGTTTTGACCCCTATAAACCTAAGAATGAAGAGGTGCCTGACCACCTGAAGGGATTGCTTGAGGAGTGTTGTTTTTACTATGAGAAGATGTTTGAATATGCGATTAAAGCCATATAG
- a CDS encoding aminotransferase class IV, whose translation MTKGEIELPDARNKDIKVWIGDHLYPREEAKISVFDSVVQGGDAVWEGLRVYDGKIFALDEHLERLQNSAHALAFEDVPSNNTIKQALFETLKANGMKDETHIRLTLTRGKKVTSYMDPKVNRYGPTLIVLAEWKPPIHEEKKGLRLITSSIRRNPPQCIDSKIHHNNLINNILAKIEANVAGVDGAVMMDIEGYVSEVNATNIFFVFDGKVLTPFADSCLPGITRQLVIDLCLENDIPVAEKRLSMTEMYTADECFTTGTMGELAPAIEIDGRTIGNGEMGLMTKRLRKLHKNLTENSGEPLPF comes from the coding sequence ATGACAAAGGGCGAAATAGAACTTCCCGACGCGAGAAACAAGGATATTAAGGTTTGGATTGGAGATCATCTTTATCCCAGGGAAGAGGCTAAAATATCGGTATTCGACAGCGTAGTGCAGGGGGGAGATGCGGTTTGGGAAGGCTTGCGTGTGTATGACGGGAAGATTTTTGCACTGGATGAGCACCTGGAGCGCCTCCAAAATTCTGCCCATGCCTTGGCTTTTGAGGATGTGCCTTCCAATAATACCATCAAACAGGCGTTATTTGAAACGCTTAAAGCGAATGGAATGAAAGATGAGACCCATATTCGCCTGACACTGACCCGCGGGAAGAAAGTGACTTCGTACATGGATCCGAAGGTAAACCGATACGGTCCCACACTGATAGTACTGGCAGAATGGAAACCGCCTATTCACGAAGAGAAAAAAGGATTGAGGCTGATCACCTCATCTATTCGAAGGAATCCGCCGCAGTGTATTGACTCCAAGATCCACCATAACAACCTCATCAACAATATACTGGCAAAAATAGAAGCCAATGTGGCAGGAGTGGACGGCGCTGTGATGATGGATATTGAAGGCTATGTATCGGAGGTTAATGCGACCAATATCTTTTTTGTTTTTGACGGAAAGGTTCTGACGCCTTTTGCTGATAGTTGCCTGCCCGGTATTACGAGACAACTGGTGATTGATCTATGCCTTGAAAATGATATTCCGGTAGCTGAGAAGCGGTTAAGCATGACTGAAATGTATACGGCGGATGAGTGCTTTACTACCGGTACGATGGGTGAATTGGCCCCGGCAATCGAAATCGACGGAAGAACCATTGGCAACGGAGAGATGGGCCTCATGACGAAGCGACTCAGGAAGCTGCATAAGAATCTGACAGAAAACAGTGGTGAACCGCTACCGTTTTAA
- a CDS encoding bleomycin resistance protein, with amino-acid sequence MKAQKLYPFVPSGDDYELAISFFESLGFTKTWGDDQLCGLSMAGAYFLLQNHENIEWQQNQMIVIEVDDLDAYWDMISEKDLEKTFKGVKIKKPTDYPWGREVHIIDPAGVCWHLRAGEG; translated from the coding sequence ATGAAAGCCCAGAAATTATATCCATTTGTCCCCTCAGGTGACGATTACGAATTGGCAATCTCCTTTTTTGAGTCACTTGGCTTTACCAAAACATGGGGGGATGACCAATTATGCGGCCTTTCGATGGCTGGTGCATATTTTCTATTGCAGAATCATGAAAATATTGAGTGGCAGCAGAACCAGATGATAGTAATTGAGGTGGATGATTTGGATGCATATTGGGATATGATTTCAGAAAAGGATCTGGAGAAAACATTTAAGGGAGTGAAAATAAAAAAACCTACCGATTATCCATGGGGAAGGGAAGTTCATATCATCGACCCTGCCGGAGTTTGCTGGCACCTCCGTGCGGGTGAAGGGTAA
- a CDS encoding helix-turn-helix domain-containing protein, which produces MEQNFWTILITYATVQCFILVPILLAVPKGFINQRKWLAVILILVGLLSLNFLFEYFRWYLTVPHLIWATAPLWFLVGPSIYFFSRSAVRQWNNYRWYDYFHLLPFLGAVLYIGRFYLLSGNVKIDTLESFYQSYGNEPDYFLYAFLGSILIYSMYSLRLFNKYFGKAERQYSDTRMVQTRWIRLLLVGFIGFFLISLGYNLLLLFDYEYFIQADYITYLVLSLFIQTMGFAAILKPDSFFLTPVDFSEKETEVQDDREELAGKFSIVEDYMENEKPYKNPELRLSDLSQQLNMPAHKLSHIINKIADQNFFEFINAYRVREVKKCLHETKYEQLSLEGIARDCGFNSSASFYRVFKQHTRMTPGQFMEHHNLK; this is translated from the coding sequence ATGGAACAGAACTTCTGGACCATTTTAATTACCTATGCCACGGTACAGTGCTTCATACTGGTGCCTATCCTTTTGGCAGTGCCGAAGGGATTCATTAACCAAAGAAAATGGCTGGCGGTTATTCTGATCCTTGTCGGACTTCTAAGCCTGAATTTTCTATTTGAGTATTTCAGGTGGTATTTAACGGTTCCGCATCTCATATGGGCTACCGCTCCGCTATGGTTTCTCGTAGGTCCCTCTATCTACTTTTTCAGCAGAAGTGCTGTACGGCAGTGGAACAATTACCGGTGGTACGACTATTTTCACCTGCTTCCATTTTTGGGGGCTGTTCTCTATATAGGCAGATTTTACCTGCTTAGCGGCAATGTAAAAATCGATACTCTGGAATCTTTCTATCAGTCGTACGGCAACGAGCCGGATTATTTCCTCTACGCTTTTTTAGGGTCCATTCTTATATACTCCATGTACTCTCTCAGGCTGTTTAACAAATATTTTGGGAAAGCAGAAAGGCAGTATTCCGACACCCGCATGGTTCAGACGAGATGGATACGATTACTATTGGTCGGATTTATAGGTTTTTTTCTAATCTCACTGGGTTATAATCTCCTACTGCTATTTGACTATGAGTACTTTATCCAAGCCGACTATATTACCTACCTCGTGTTGTCGCTGTTTATTCAAACCATGGGATTTGCAGCCATTCTAAAACCTGACTCTTTCTTCCTTACCCCGGTAGACTTTTCAGAAAAAGAAACGGAAGTTCAAGATGACCGAGAAGAACTTGCCGGAAAGTTTTCAATAGTCGAAGATTATATGGAAAACGAAAAACCCTATAAAAATCCTGAGCTTCGTCTTTCCGATTTAAGTCAGCAGTTGAATATGCCCGCCCATAAACTGTCCCATATCATAAATAAGATTGCCGATCAGAATTTCTTTGAATTTATAAATGCTTACCGTGTCAGAGAGGTGAAAAAGTGTCTGCATGAAACAAAGTATGAGCAACTCAGCCTGGAAGGGATTGCAAGGGATTGTGGCTTCAATAGCAGCGCCTCCTTTTACCGTGTCTTTAAGCAACACACCCGGATGACACCGGGCCAATTTATGGAGCACCATAACCTCAAATGA
- a CDS encoding serine hydrolase domain-containing protein translates to MMKKHTLIGCLLCLIFIQPACSQQVGWEPSMDEYLEFRNELGRFSGTVAISRNDELVYLRSTGTANRSWNIPVNDSTKYDIASVTKMFTAVGIAMLYEDGKIGLDDTILDHFSDFPISEIGAATTIRQLLSHTSGISDFFMQPGYLETDRYRLRELEDYDRFYNTVEVNESQVGTMHYSNTNFMILGRIIEKITGVDFYTYIREKVFDPLGMVNTGFYEHDLVVGNMAVGYTTDSQAVTEFGVPMDGRLRANSYMRPARGMPAGGAYSTVADLLRFMKALRNESLLNSETFEEFTKEDGDGYALGFQSYTMDGIRFVGHSGGFYGVSSQIFYLPEKGYTVAILANNDFGAPPVFDRFISYLTGRKTYKAISLDEEALSRFEGFYEIVHGEMNGKQLEIQVRDDHLLFDNELEFYPYDRNSFFDIDNESFTLRFSEDSAGMIDGFQWTDGRNFTARAKTVAENEMVELQKLEMNDTELETYLGDFEFGDSGMMPGHKPEITIDDGTLLVDGRMRFVPFDVDKFYLQDDKQMQLHYIRNQANEITGFHVKRGDSVLGEVSKLD, encoded by the coding sequence ATGATGAAAAAACATACTCTAATAGGATGTCTACTCTGCCTCATTTTCATTCAACCGGCATGCAGCCAGCAGGTGGGTTGGGAGCCATCCATGGATGAATACCTGGAATTCAGAAACGAACTGGGCCGGTTCAGCGGGACGGTTGCCATTTCCAGAAATGATGAATTAGTCTATTTACGATCCACAGGAACGGCTAATCGAAGCTGGAATATTCCGGTTAACGACTCCACAAAATATGATATAGCATCCGTCACCAAGATGTTTACGGCGGTAGGAATTGCCATGCTTTATGAGGACGGAAAGATCGGTCTGGATGATACTATTTTGGATCACTTCAGCGATTTTCCCATTAGTGAAATAGGAGCAGCTACCACCATCCGACAGCTCTTATCGCATACCAGCGGCATTAGTGATTTTTTCATGCAGCCCGGCTATCTGGAAACGGACCGGTACCGTTTGAGAGAGTTAGAGGATTATGACCGCTTTTATAATACCGTGGAAGTGAATGAATCACAGGTCGGGACCATGCACTATTCCAACACCAATTTCATGATACTAGGTCGAATTATTGAAAAAATCACTGGTGTGGATTTTTACACGTACATAAGAGAGAAAGTCTTCGACCCCCTGGGAATGGTCAACACCGGATTTTATGAACATGACCTTGTCGTCGGCAATATGGCTGTGGGCTATACCACGGATTCACAGGCAGTGACAGAATTCGGGGTCCCAATGGACGGCCGTCTGAGGGCCAACAGTTATATGCGTCCGGCCAGAGGAATGCCTGCGGGTGGAGCTTACAGTACGGTAGCTGATCTTTTGCGCTTCATGAAGGCATTAAGAAATGAGAGCCTGCTAAATAGTGAGACCTTTGAAGAATTTACAAAGGAGGATGGGGACGGGTATGCCCTTGGGTTTCAGAGCTACACGATGGACGGTATACGGTTTGTCGGGCATTCCGGAGGTTTCTACGGTGTAAGCAGCCAGATATTTTACCTGCCGGAAAAGGGGTATACCGTTGCCATACTTGCAAATAATGACTTCGGGGCACCCCCGGTATTCGACCGATTTATCAGTTACTTGACAGGAAGGAAAACCTATAAAGCAATAAGCTTAGATGAAGAAGCGCTTTCCCGGTTTGAGGGATTTTATGAAATAGTTCACGGAGAAATGAATGGCAAACAACTCGAGATACAAGTCAGAGATGATCACCTGCTATTTGATAATGAGTTGGAATTTTATCCCTATGACCGGAACTCCTTTTTTGACATAGATAACGAATCGTTTACGCTACGGTTTAGTGAGGATTCAGCAGGAATGATAGATGGTTTTCAATGGACAGACGGTCGAAATTTCACCGCCAGGGCCAAAACAGTGGCGGAAAATGAGATGGTAGAATTACAGAAACTTGAGATGAACGATACTGAGCTCGAAACCTATCTCGGTGACTTCGAATTCGGCGATTCAGGTATGATGCCCGGGCATAAGCCGGAAATTACGATTGATGATGGCACCCTCTTGGTTGACGGAAGGATGCGCTTTGTTCCATTCGATGTAGACAAGTTTTACCTTCAGGATGACAAGCAGATGCAGTTGCACTATATCAGAAATCAGGCAAATGAAATTACCGGTTTTCATGTAAAGCGTGGAGATAGCGTACTGGGAGAAGTTTCAAAATTGGATTAA
- a CDS encoding mechanosensitive ion channel family protein, with protein sequence METYFSEEFLQLSFKIALILIITIPVLFLLRGWARNFFTKKYAPHYGMLAGKLVFYTGLIILVVTIMGQLGISLAPLLGAAGIVGIALGFASQTSVSNIISGLFLIAEQPFKVDDIITVNNTTGVVISIDVLSAKLRTFDNQFVRIPNETLIKTEVRNLTRFPIRRFNAKVSVAYKEDISKVKEILMDVADKNEFALSEPKPIILFDAFGASSIDLLFLVWAPVSEFLQLRNTIQEDIKARFDEEGIEIPFPHVSLYSGSASKAIPIEISDTDSSGSGKFKGRNK encoded by the coding sequence ATGGAAACCTATTTTTCGGAAGAGTTTTTACAGCTTTCTTTTAAGATTGCCCTGATCCTGATCATCACTATTCCCGTACTTTTTCTCCTGAGGGGGTGGGCACGGAACTTCTTTACCAAGAAATACGCACCGCATTATGGTATGCTGGCCGGGAAGCTGGTGTTTTATACCGGACTGATAATCCTGGTTGTAACCATTATGGGTCAGTTGGGAATCAGCCTCGCCCCGCTTCTGGGAGCGGCCGGTATTGTCGGTATTGCACTCGGTTTTGCTTCCCAAACCAGTGTATCAAATATTATCAGTGGACTGTTTCTCATTGCAGAGCAGCCTTTCAAGGTGGATGATATTATCACCGTAAATAATACCACCGGGGTAGTCATTTCCATTGACGTGCTTTCCGCAAAACTTCGAACCTTCGACAACCAATTCGTCCGCATCCCCAATGAAACACTCATTAAAACGGAAGTACGAAACCTTACCCGCTTTCCAATTCGTCGCTTCAACGCTAAAGTATCGGTCGCTTATAAGGAAGACATTTCAAAAGTGAAGGAAATCCTTATGGATGTCGCCGATAAAAACGAATTTGCTTTAAGCGAACCTAAGCCTATCATACTGTTCGATGCATTCGGCGCTTCTTCTATTGACCTGCTGTTCCTGGTATGGGCACCGGTATCTGAGTTCCTGCAGTTGAGAAACACGATTCAGGAAGACATCAAAGCCCGTTTTGACGAAGAGGGTATTGAAATACCCTTCCCTCATGTCTCTTTATACAGCGGCTCGGCATCAAAGGCTATACCGATTGAAATATCCGATACCGATAGCTCCGGTAGCGGTAAATTTAAAGGAAGAAATAAATGA
- a CDS encoding DUF432 domain-containing protein, whose protein sequence is MNIDKWGEFTLSSGEKADFFRLGDLRLWLKYKDEEIWIGHQYAGHADSKEALDSPPEDLEWARWAPKEPGNTIKLMPVFPDLPLVVNSEYPLRVNPGASIQIFTRIPVWLRISIGKNDTVLTELPSIKLSRTWFGTPIEGELCFWAITKARRSLSNVERKPHMVSCPIQITNKTEEDLNFDKFCFRVERLKLFVYNEELWSDETRIVYQGEEQYSDINMSGRLPKGMENAKLISPPRKPEHRSLATRTFKMIFDESFLFGK, encoded by the coding sequence ATGAACATCGATAAATGGGGCGAATTTACGCTTTCATCAGGTGAAAAAGCAGATTTCTTTCGGCTTGGCGACTTAAGACTTTGGCTTAAATATAAGGATGAAGAGATCTGGATCGGACATCAATATGCCGGTCATGCAGACTCTAAAGAAGCATTAGATTCTCCTCCTGAAGATCTTGAGTGGGCACGCTGGGCGCCCAAAGAACCGGGCAATACTATAAAATTGATGCCGGTTTTCCCGGATTTGCCCCTGGTTGTAAATTCAGAATATCCACTGCGCGTCAATCCCGGCGCAAGCATTCAAATATTTACACGCATTCCGGTTTGGCTACGCATCAGCATCGGGAAGAATGATACAGTTTTGACCGAACTGCCTTCGATAAAACTCTCAAGAACATGGTTCGGGACCCCCATTGAGGGAGAACTCTGTTTTTGGGCCATCACCAAGGCACGACGCTCTCTCAGCAATGTGGAGAGAAAACCTCATATGGTTAGCTGCCCGATTCAAATCACTAACAAGACGGAAGAAGACCTTAACTTCGACAAATTCTGCTTTCGCGTTGAGCGACTGAAACTATTTGTGTATAACGAAGAATTATGGTCAGACGAGACCCGAATTGTGTACCAGGGCGAAGAGCAATATAGTGATATCAACATGAGCGGTCGACTTCCAAAAGGAATGGAAAATGCCAAGCTTATCAGTCCGCCCCGGAAACCGGAACATCGAAGCCTCGCGACCCGAACATTTAAAATGATATTTGACGAGTCTTTTCTGTTCGGTAAATAA
- a CDS encoding TonB-dependent receptor plug domain-containing protein has protein sequence MAKQNLKPAAVLVLLLSLFQGCASSEKTAQSSEQPDSKSVVTVNDNAITLADYLSRVPGVYIQGSGDNISINIRGSQSISGTNRPLFVVNRQQVGRSYSVVNAIVDVNDIENIEVLKGSEAGSRYGLRGSNGVIIIKTKTSESDKKARIEELLKKYGGNG, from the coding sequence ATGGCAAAACAAAATCTCAAACCTGCGGCAGTACTTGTTCTATTACTCTCTCTTTTTCAGGGATGCGCCTCTTCGGAAAAAACAGCCCAAAGCAGTGAACAGCCAGACTCAAAATCTGTTGTGACGGTAAACGACAATGCCATCACACTAGCCGATTACCTGAGTCGTGTCCCCGGAGTGTATATTCAGGGTTCCGGCGATAATATTTCGATCAATATCAGAGGCTCTCAATCTATCAGCGGTACCAATAGACCCCTATTTGTTGTTAACAGACAGCAAGTAGGCAGGAGCTATTCGGTCGTCAATGCTATAGTTGACGTCAACGATATTGAGAATATAGAGGTTCTGAAGGGGTCCGAGGCCGGGTCCCGATACGGACTCAGAGGCAGCAATGGCGTTATTATCATTAAAACCAAAACCTCTGAAAGCGATAAGAAGGCCAGAATTGAAGAATTACTCAAGAAATACGGCGGAAACGGGTAG